The Actinomycetes bacterium genome includes the window GCAGGGTCGTGGGGCTGCGGCCCAAGCGCCTGGTCGGGGTCGGTGATGCCCCAGACCGCGCGGTACTCGGTGACCGCGGCGGCGCCGTGACGCCAGGCCCGCTTGCCCCTGGTTGATGCTGGCACCGGGCCGAGCACGTCTCGCAGGTAGCCGGGGCGGTCGGCGTCGATCGCCTCGTGGGCCACGCCGGTGGCGCGCCGCTGCCACGCCAGCGCCCGGGTGACCTGCCGGTAGGCGGGCCGAGGGGGCGTTGGCGTCCAGCCAGCCGGCGCGCTGCTGCTGCTGCTGGGCGCGCAGCTCCTGCTCACGGTCCACCGCCCGGTTGGCCTGCTGCTCGGCGACCACGATGGCGCCTGCCTGGGCGGCGGTCCGCTCGTCGGCGCCGTGACCACGCCAGCGGAGCATGTTGTGGTGCTGCGGGCTGGCGGGCTGCTTGGCGCGGGCGGCGGCCAGGGCGGCCTCGGCCTGCTCCCGGCGGGCGGTCGCCCGCGCCAGCTCCCTGGCGCGGTCCCGGGGGGCCTGCCCGAGTTCGGCGCGGAGCCGGTTGCGCTCGGCACGCAGCTCCGCGGTAGAGAGCTGGAGCAGGTCGGGGGTGCTCGGCGTGTCGATCGCCAGCGTCTCCCCGCCGGCCCTGCTCAGCGCGCGGGCGAGCTGCTCGCAGCCGTCGCCCGGGTCGGTGTCGGGCAGGTCCAGCTCGGCCGCCTCCACCAGCCCCGCGTGATGGGCCTCAAGGACCGCCCCGCCGACCCGGCTGTCGCCGAGGCCGTAGAGGAGCGACACGCTCTTGGTCGGGCGTAGCACCACGTCGAACGCCGGCACTGCCCGCTTGCCGTGGGCGCGGCCCAGCAGCTCCCCGGTCTGCGGGTGGCGGCCCTCGAAGATCCGCCGGAACCCCTCCACCGACGCCTCGCCGCGCTGGCCCAGCGCGACCGCACCACCGCCATACCACCGGCCCGGGGACTCGCCGTGGCCGACAGGTACTCCTCGTGGCTGCCGGCGATGTCGCGGACGTAGTAGTCCTCCCAGCCCGCCGAGAGCTTCGCCACGTCCGCGACCACCCTGCCGCTCCCTTGCTCGCCTTGCTGGGCGCGAGCGAACGCACCCCTGGTGCATTGCTCTCCTGCTTGAAAATGCAGTGTAGCAAATGAGGGGGTGAGCGGGCGGATATGCGGTGAGGTTCTGACAATGAAGTGGTGAGTTTGAGAGATGTCAAGAGTAGGAAATGGGTTTGCGGTGGGGTGAGTGAGCGAGGCTGACGGGATGAGGGTGCTCAAGATAGTGGAGGCTGCTGAGCCGTGAGCCGTCTACCTGCTGTGATGATACTCACGCTTCGCTCGGTCAGCTCCTCGAGATATGCTGTACTGGCGAGCGTTGACACTTAAGTGTCAACCGCGAGTCCGGTCCAGAGAGGGCGTTGACGACACCCTAACTGTGCGATTCATGCTCGCCGCTGAGCAGCGTTTTCCCTGCATAGCATTGCGCTAATTGGTAGCTGCTTTGCAAGCAGGGGGTCGTGGGTTCAAGCCCCATCATCTCCACCATAGCGTCTGACCTGCACATTCTTAACGCGAGTTTGGACAGCATACGAACACCGAGACCGACTAGCGGTTGAGGGACGCGTCGGATCAGACTAGAATCCTGGTCTATGAAGACTGCTCCGCTCGCAGACGTGAAAGCCCACCTCTCGGCCCTCGTGGACGAGGTGGTTCGGACCCATGAGCAGGTCACGATCACTCGTAATGGTGAGCCGGTCGCGATCGTCCTCGCCCTTGAGGACTATGAGTCGCTGCTCGAGACGCTCTCCCTGCTCGACGACCAAGTGGGCCGCGACCGTCTCGCCGAGGCCGACGCGGCTGTCTCCCGAGGCGAGTTCGCAACCCGTGATGAGATGGCCGAGATCATGGAGGCCCGCCGCAGGCGTGACACCTCCAAGTGACCGTTCCAAAAGCCCTACGACCTGCTCGTGGCACCACCAGCGAAGCGGGCCTTGGCTGAAGGCTTGCCGACCGCCATCGCGTTCGCCGCGTGGGAGTTTGTTGACGGCCCTCTTCGCGAAAACCCGCAGAAGGTCGGCCATTCGCTCCGTGCCCCGTTCGCTGGTTGCTGGTCGGCGCGTCGTGGCACCTATCGGGTCCGGTACCGGATCGATGAGGAGCGCCACACGGTCATCGTTCTCGACATCATCGGCCGTGCGGACGCCTACCGTCCAGGTCGCGCCTGAACGCTCCAGCACTCCCGGTCGTCTCCGGAAGGAGACGGCGCAAGCCTTGCAGCGGCAGGTTTCGCGGTGATCAGCACGCGTGGCCGCCACCAGAAGCTCCGACATGCGACGGGCGCGCGGCGGTCAGCCGTATCGTCGGCCCCTCCACCAGCGGCGTGGTGTTCGTATTGTGGCAACTCAAGATCACCATCGACTCTATCAGGCGTCTGAGCAGCGCTACCGCGGCTGCCGGGGTTCGGGAAATGTTGACGGGGTCGACCGCTTGCTTTGGTGATGGCGCTTGTCGCCATCTGAGTCCGAGGGTGTCGGCTCAGCTCATGTGAGCAACCGCTGGCGTTGTGGTGCGGCCGCTGACAGCCTGCTAGCCCATCGGGGATCGGGCCGGCCAGCCGCGTGCGAGTCTGGGCGACGGTACGGGTGGCGCGCTCGACCGTGGTGTCGAGGCCGTCCACCAGGCACCACAGCCGGTCGTTGGTGCCGGTCCGGTGAGTAGGCGGCGGTGTTGCCGGGCGATGCGGGCCGCGTCGGTCATCGCCTGCTCGGCGAGGCAGGCCGGCTGTCGCCGCCGCGACCGTCGTCACGGACGCAGGCGAGCGAGCTGTCAGGCGAAGGGATGGATGTTGCGTTACGCAGTTCCACCGCGGCCAATATCTGCCCATCTCGCCTATCTGCCCATCTCGCCGGGACACCGACCGAGGAAGACGCCTCCACGTGCAGGCGCCTGGGCCGCCACCACCGCTGGGCCGCGCGGTGGGTGCCGGCGGCGCCGCAACGGCCAATGACACCATAGCTGAGCCGCGATCGTGGCGGCGAGGAGCCCGGACAGGGTACCGGCAGGCAGGCACAAATGCTCACTGACCCGGTAACGGCAGGGCATACCCGAGGTCGCGGAGGCCTTTGCGGAACTGGGCCTCCGCGGTTGTCGGCACGATGAGATGTCGCTCGCCGCACTGCCAGGACAGCTCGCGCAGCCGGCGATCGTTGGCGATCAGGGTCGCCAAGGCAGGGTCTTGGCACTCGATGACGCGGGCCGGACCGAGGTCGCGGAGCTTGCGGGCATTGGCCGCCGCATCCTGGAAGAAGGTGGCGACGGAGGCCGGGAGGTCGGCGTGGCTGCGCGCGGCAAGGAACCGGACGATCTCGTCGTCTGGCCGTCCGGAGGCGATCGCTGCCAGGTACTTGTCGCGCCGCAGCGTCCACACCGCGTCGCCGGCGCGCTCGGCGTAGGTCTCGAGCACGATCGCGTCGGCGACCGGCAGCGACTCGACCGCCACGACCTCGAGGTTGGGCAGCACGCGCAGGGGGGTGGTTGCGGCTGCGGTGGCAGGGTCGGCGTCTGGCCGGTAGCCGCCGCTCAGACCCAGCGTGTAGGCGCCGAGCGCGTTCAGCCGTACGTGGCGCAGGCCGTCGTAGCGGCTGAACGCCTCGAGGTCGTCGCTGCCCCAGTTGTCGTGGTAGTCGTCTCGTGCGCCGACCGGGTCCTGGTAGGCCAGGTCGACCAGACCGAGCGGCGCTGCGTACTCGAACAGCAGGCACAGCACGTAGCGGCCCTGCAGCAGAGTCCAGTCGTGAAAGCCGTCGTAGCCCAGGCTGCCGTACTGGGGGTCGCACAGGTACAGCTTCCACGGGTCGCGGGCCACCTGCGGGTCCCAGTCCTCGGCTTGCATGAACCGAAACAGCGCATCGATGTCGACCCAGCGGCCCGGCGGGCAGGAGGCCAGCGCGCCTGCCACGATCTCCCTTCGTGGCCCGGCGGCGGTCAGCGCCCCGCGGCTGGCCTGGCCCTTGATCTGGTCCACCCGGTTGAACTCGTCCAGCAGCGCATGCTTGAGCCAACGCCGCCACAGGTGGCGAAGGGTCTCGTGCGCCCGTGCCGCCAGGGCCGCACGGCCGCGGCTGGTGAGCTGCAGTCGTGTGCCTGCCAGTTCCGCGAGGCCGCCTGCCTGCAGCAGCAGCGGCCAGGCGAAGGAGGCGATCGGGCCGTGTCCACCGCCGTAGAACTCCCCGTCGGCCAGGGACTCGGCCACCAGCTGCACGGTGGCCGCCGTCGGCCGTTTGGTCCTGTCGCTGCAGCGGAGCCTGCCCGCCTCGCACAGCCTGAGCATGGCCGCCAGGTCCGCCGCGGCCGCCTGCTCGGTCGTCCGGACCTCGAACTCGCCGGTGTCGGGTCCAGGCGCGGGCAGGTCCGGGCTGCTCGGCAGCGATGCGGACGGCGGCTCGGGCGTGAGGGCGAGCAGGCGGCGGCACAGGTCGGTCGGGATCTCGGCGCGCGGGCCGAGGAAGAACAGCCCGAGCCGTGATGCCGAGTCTCGTCCTGGCACGCGGCCGTACTTGGCGCGGAACCTGGCGGGCTGGAGCCTGCCGTCGGGCTCGCGGGCGGCTTCGGCGACCGCCGCCCGCTCCAGCTCGTCCATGGTCTCCAGCTGCGACTTCAGGTTGGTCGGCTCTTGCAGGAAGCGCTCGATCGCGTCCACGAGCTCTGGTTTGCGCTGGAGCTTGGGGTGGCCGATCAGCGCTGCCAGCGCCCGCAACTCGGGGACGGTCCGCCGCGTAAGGGCGTCTTGGACCGTGGCAGGCGGCAGGTCACGAAGTCGCACGAGCGCAGTGCCTCCAGGGGTCGACTTGGTAGGGAGTACCGGGACCAGCGGGTCCTCACCGCGCGGCGCCCACGGCGGTGAGCGCCCGGTTGACCTGGTCCACGTCGAAGCTGTAGGGGTCGAAGTCTGCTCCCTTCTCCAGCCCAGCCACGCCAGCATGTCGTCGTGGTCCTCGTCGGCGGGGTCGGCGAGGACATCGCGGAGGTGCGCATACCCCCACACACCGCCGCAGTCCTCTCACGCGCACCAGGCGGCTCACCTTGGCCCACTCCACGACCGTGGTGGTTCCGTACAGTTCCTCGCTGCTCTTGGTGCGGAACACCCGGTCACCGATCTTCGGGTCGATCTCGTCCCGGTGCCGAGCAACACCACGAGCTCGCAGGCGCCGGCAAGCGTGATCCGCCCCGTCTGGGTGAGCTTGCGCCCAGCCCACCCATCCGGTGAACGCGCGCAGCCACCGGACCGGCTCGGCCTCGGCCGCAGTGGCCGCCAGCCGCTCGTCGGATGGTGTCCGCATCGCATCCTCTCGCCCGGGGGACTGCCCCGCCGCCCCGCGTACGGCCTGCAGCGCGATCCTGACGCACTCTACGACATCTACCGGATGCGAGAGCTCATCCTCTCTGGACGTTCCAGGGTCGGCATCCCCAGCTGAGTGGTACTCGACCTGGCCAGGTAGTCACGCGGGGAGCCGTTACGGGCTCTGCCAGGCCGCCAGGACCTGGTCGATGTCGGGCCGTACATGCTCGCGGGCGTCCGCGCGGTGCACGCCGGCCATCAGCAGCTCGTCGTAGTCGGTGTCCTGGTGCCGCACCGAGGCGACGACGGCGAGCGTGATCGCCTCCTCGTCCAGCGCCCGCCCGGCCGCCGAGCGCCCAATCCGGCCGCTCCCGCGCGTGCCGGCGTGGCGGGAGATCGCATCGGCGCGTTGGGTGGGGCAGCCCGGAAACAGCCGGAGGATCTCCTCGGCCAGCCGAGCCTGGAACGCCAGGTCCTGGTCGGCGCGCCGCTCCCGGTCCCGCTCGCGGCGTCGGCTGCGAGCGCCCTCGTCGGCCAGGCACTGCGCCTCGGCGCACCCCAGGGCCGCCTCCTCCACCAGGATCCCCTGCCGCTCGTACCGCTTGCGGGAGCGGCTGAAGCGGACCACCACGGCCGACAGGCGGCTTGCCTGCTTGGCGCGCCGGCTCAGCGCTGCGTTGCCGGCGGGCAGGAAGACGAGATGGTCCATGATGGGTCACTTCAGGTGATGCGCCGACCGAGCCAAGCCCCGGCACTGCCGAGCAGCCGCCGGGCCGGACGGTCGGCCCGGACAGGCGAAGGGGTGTCCATTGAGCAGCGACGACACGACCATCCGGCCAGCAGCCGAGACGGCGACGGCCGAGGGGGCCGCCGGGGCCGCGACGGCGACGGGCGCGACCGCGGTGGGGGCCGCGGCCACGGGCGCTTCGAGCACCGGGTTCAACGCGCT containing:
- a CDS encoding type II toxin-antitoxin system Phd/YefM family antitoxin — its product is MKTAPLADVKAHLSALVDEVVRTHEQVTITRNGEPVAIVLALEDYESLLETLSLLDDQVGRDRLAEADAAVSRGEFATRDEMAEIMEARRRRDTSK
- a CDS encoding type II toxin-antitoxin system RelE/ParE family toxin; amino-acid sequence: MAEGLPTAIAFAAWEFVDGPLRENPQKVGHSLRAPFAGCWSARRGTYRVRYRIDEERHTVIVLDIIGRADAYRPGRA